From one Lycorma delicatula isolate Av1 chromosome 2, ASM4794821v1, whole genome shotgun sequence genomic stretch:
- the LOC142319805 gene encoding basic phospholipase A2 2-like: protein MGYCKMHDWCYSTADCPMFLEYFVPYVWTCYRRRPLCALGPSCGQRLCECDRKLAECLRSLPCPRSKAVCTSSPWRLLQNILML, encoded by the exons atggg TTATTGTAAGATGCATGATTGGTGTTACTCCACAGCTGATTGTCCAATGTTTCTTGAATACTTTGTACCATATGTTTGGACTTGTTACAGAAGAAGACCTCTATGCG cattaggaCCATCATGTGGTCAAAGGTTATGTGAATGCGATCGTAAATTAGCTGAATGTCTTAGAAGTCTTCCATGTCCACGTAGTAAAGCTGTTTGTACTTCTTCACCATGGAGATTGTTACagaatatattaatgttatag